GATATCAAAACTGACTCGCTGGAATCGAACCCAAGGTCTTGAGCAAAAAACGGTCCACACGCTCACACGAGTCACCAGAAGGCCAGGAAACTATAGGCTCACCTGGGATGGTACAAATGATTATGGAGACCGGTCACCACCAGGCAACTACACACTCCTTATTGCAGCGGTCCGAGAACATGGGACCCACCAACTAATTCGCGAAACCTTTTAAGCGAGTGAAACTGCCTTTGAAAGACCATTAAAAGGAAATATAGAGATCACCAACCTTCATTTGAAATACGGCCCAAGTAAGGAGTAGGTATCAAATGAGAATGAAGGAGCATACCATGCAATCAGATCCACGCAAACGCTCAACTCACCATTTGTCATGGCTGGCACGCTGGCTTCATGTGTATCTTTCCATGCTTGGATTGGTGGCACTGTTATTTTTTTCAATCACCGGCATCACCGTAAATCATCCGGATTGGTTATTCTTCGACCATGAAACCATAAATGAATATAGCGGAACACTTCCCGAGGAATGGATAAGTCCTAACGACCCAACAGAACTGGATGACTACACTAAGGGCGTTAACAAACTGGAGATCGTAGAATACTTTAGAAGCACCCATAAAATAAGGGGATTAGTGAGTGAATTCAGTGGAGACGAATGCCAGCTAATGATAGGGTTCAATGGTCTTGCC
This genomic stretch from Opitutia bacterium ISCC 52 harbors:
- a CDS encoding PepSY-associated TM helix domain-containing protein, with amino-acid sequence MQSDPRKRSTHHLSWLARWLHVYLSMLGLVALLFFSITGITVNHPDWLFFDHETINEYSGTLPEEWISPNDPTELDDYTKGVNKLEIVEYFRSTHKIRGLVSEFSGDECQLMIGFNGLAYTTYGTVERENGSYELTESTLGFMSLMNDLHKGRDTGVVWSAVIDTSALVMIIASLTGLYPLFGLKRRKHMRMLAGLAGGIAFLLFYLLFVP